Proteins from one Roseovarius nanhaiticus genomic window:
- a CDS encoding VOC family protein, whose protein sequence is MAKALHSMIRVLEEERSVEFYEQAFGLKVAQRFDFDGFTLVYLSNDEAAYELELTINKDRTEPYDLGDGYGHMAFAVDDVDAEHARFEKAGWSPRKLVDFKRDGTLLARFFFVTDPDGYEIEVMQKHGRYQ, encoded by the coding sequence ATGGCCAAGGCACTACATTCGATGATCCGCGTTCTGGAGGAGGAGCGGAGCGTCGAATTCTATGAACAGGCGTTTGGACTGAAAGTCGCTCAGCGCTTTGACTTTGACGGTTTCACGCTGGTCTATCTATCGAATGACGAGGCCGCGTACGAGCTGGAACTGACCATCAACAAGGACCGCACCGAGCCCTACGATCTGGGCGACGGCTATGGGCATATGGCCTTTGCCGTCGACGATGTCGATGCCGAGCATGCGCGGTTTGAGAAAGCCGGGTGGAGCCCCCGCAAGCTGGTTGATTTCAAGCGCGACGGTACGCTTTTGGCGCGGTTCTTTTTTGTGACGGATCCGGACGGCTACGAGATCGAGGTCATGCAGAAACACGGAAGATACCAATAA
- a CDS encoding Twin-arginine translocation pathway signal — protein sequence MTQDLRRMTRRQLLSRGVAAGAALVVGPGFIAGKDGAWASTMDALKPETMATLVQMARDIYPHDQLADEYYVIAVKGYDVPEAVDETEAGIAALDEAARAAGFDSYLKTGWEKDRVAILTSIEDTPFFQKVRGGLVTGLYNQKAVWPIFGYEGESYSQGGYINRGFDDIAWI from the coding sequence ATGACACAGGATCTCAGGAGGATGACACGCCGGCAGCTTTTGTCGCGCGGCGTGGCGGCGGGGGCGGCACTCGTCGTCGGCCCCGGCTTTATCGCGGGCAAGGATGGCGCCTGGGCGTCGACGATGGACGCGCTCAAGCCCGAGACGATGGCGACGCTGGTTCAGATGGCGCGCGATATCTACCCGCATGACCAGTTGGCGGACGAATATTACGTCATCGCGGTCAAGGGCTATGACGTGCCCGAGGCGGTGGACGAAACCGAAGCAGGCATTGCCGCGCTGGACGAGGCCGCGCGAGCGGCAGGTTTCGACAGCTACCTCAAGACAGGCTGGGAAAAGGACCGCGTCGCGATTCTGACCAGCATCGAGGACACGCCCTTTTTTCAAAAGGTGCGCGGGGGCCTGGTGACCGGCCTTTACAACCAAAAAGCGGTCTGGCCGATCTTCGGCTACGAGGGCGAGAGCTATAGCCAGGGCGGCTATATCAATCGCGGCTTCGACGACATCGCTTGGATTTAA
- a CDS encoding GMC family oxidoreductase gives MTAPFDLTDDSVVVIIGTGAGGGVLANELAQKGVSVVALEAGGRYLPQDYINDEWDSFGQLAWLDGRTTSGDWRVANDFSGLPAWIVKAVGGTTTHWAGASLRFQEHEWKARTHYGAVEGANLLDWPIDAAEMAPYYDKAEKKLNVTRTNGNAGLPGNNNYKVFEAGAKKLGYEEVSTGRMAINSANSEDGRMACQQTGFCFQGCKWGAKWSSAYTDIPAGEATGNLEVREKAHVLRIEHNEAGKVTGVVYVDAEGNEQMQMARIVCIAGNSIESPRLLLNSASSMFPDGLANSSGQVGRNYMRHLTGSVYGIFDKPVKMWRGTTMAGIVQDEARHDPSRGFVGGYELETLSLGIPFMAAFLDPGAWGREFTSALDQYENMAGMWIVGEDMPQESNRVTLNTDVTDQYGQPVPNVHYSDHANDVAMRNHAYERGQAIYDAMGATRTLPTPPYPSTHNLGTNRMSEKAQDGVVNRWGQTHDIANLFVSDGSQFTTGAAENPTLTIVALAIRQADRIADEMGKGNI, from the coding sequence ATGACGGCACCATTTGACCTCACCGACGACAGCGTTGTCGTCATCATCGGAACGGGCGCTGGCGGCGGCGTTCTGGCAAACGAGCTGGCTCAGAAGGGTGTCAGCGTCGTCGCGCTGGAGGCTGGCGGGCGGTATCTGCCCCAGGATTACATCAACGACGAATGGGACAGCTTCGGCCAGCTGGCATGGCTGGACGGGCGCACCACATCGGGCGACTGGCGTGTGGCCAACGATTTCTCGGGCCTGCCCGCATGGATCGTCAAGGCGGTCGGCGGCACCACGACCCACTGGGCGGGCGCATCCCTGCGCTTCCAAGAGCACGAGTGGAAGGCCAGGACGCATTACGGCGCGGTCGAGGGCGCCAACCTGCTCGACTGGCCGATAGATGCCGCCGAGATGGCGCCCTATTACGACAAGGCCGAAAAGAAGCTGAATGTCACGCGCACCAATGGCAATGCGGGCCTGCCGGGCAACAACAACTACAAGGTGTTCGAGGCCGGCGCCAAGAAGCTGGGCTATGAGGAGGTCAGCACCGGCCGCATGGCGATCAACTCGGCCAATTCCGAAGATGGGCGCATGGCCTGCCAACAGACGGGTTTCTGCTTTCAGGGCTGCAAATGGGGCGCCAAGTGGTCTTCGGCCTATACGGACATTCCGGCCGGCGAGGCGACCGGCAATCTGGAGGTGCGCGAAAAGGCCCATGTGCTGCGGATCGAGCATAACGAAGCCGGCAAGGTCACCGGCGTCGTCTATGTCGATGCGGAGGGCAACGAGCAGATGCAAATGGCCCGCATCGTCTGCATCGCCGGCAACTCGATCGAGAGCCCGCGCCTCTTGCTCAACTCCGCCAGCTCGATGTTCCCCGATGGCCTGGCCAACAGCTCGGGGCAGGTGGGGCGCAACTACATGCGGCATCTTACCGGTTCGGTCTACGGCATCTTCGACAAGCCGGTGAAGATGTGGCGCGGCACGACCATGGCGGGCATCGTCCAGGACGAGGCACGGCACGATCCCAGCCGCGGGTTCGTCGGCGGGTACGAGCTCGAAACGCTCAGCCTCGGCATCCCCTTCATGGCCGCCTTCCTCGATCCCGGCGCCTGGGGCCGCGAATTCACCTCCGCGCTCGACCAGTACGAGAATATGGCGGGCATGTGGATCGTGGGCGAGGATATGCCGCAAGAGAGCAACCGCGTGACGCTCAACACCGATGTGACCGATCAATACGGCCAGCCGGTGCCGAACGTGCATTACTCGGACCACGCCAATGATGTCGCGATGCGCAACCACGCGTATGAGCGCGGTCAGGCGATCTATGACGCGATGGGCGCGACGCGAACCTTGCCAACGCCGCCGTACCCGTCGACGCACAACCTGGGCACAAACCGCATGTCGGAAAAGGCGCAGGACGGCGTGGTCAATCGCTGGGGCCAGACCCATGATATCGCCAACCTCTTCGTCTCGGACGGCTCGCAATTCACCACGGGCGCGGCGGAAAATCCGACGCTGACCATCGTGGCGCTGGCCATTCGCCAGGCGGACCGCATCGCGGACGAGATGGGCAAAGGCAACATCTGA
- a CDS encoding ribbon-helix-helix domain-containing protein, whose protein sequence is MCRLFIGADPKLWESVTRSFRMEGMVTSVRLEQIFWSALEDIAQRQDLNVPQLLHQLYNESIDEGHDMGNFSSFLRVCCMRFSELQLHGLLAREQTADFEALPVEDILSRERAARSAAVKPRATNSKQH, encoded by the coding sequence ATGTGCCGTTTGTTCATCGGGGCCGATCCCAAGCTGTGGGAAAGCGTGACGCGGTCATTCCGCATGGAGGGCATGGTCACCTCTGTCCGGCTCGAGCAGATCTTCTGGAGCGCGCTCGAGGATATCGCGCAGCGCCAGGATCTGAACGTGCCGCAGTTGCTCCATCAACTCTACAACGAGTCGATCGACGAAGGGCATGATATGGGCAATTTCAGCTCGTTCCTGCGCGTCTGCTGCATGCGTTTCAGCGAGTTGCAGCTACACGGGTTGCTGGCCCGAGAGCAAACCGCCGATTTCGAGGCGCTGCCCGTCGAAGATATCCTTAGCCGAGAGCGCGCGGCACGCAGTGCAGCGGTCAAACCGCGCGCGACGAACAGCAAGCAGCACTGA
- a CDS encoding histidine phosphatase family protein, producing the protein MKGAQDMADLVMERPGDLPDWPEIWFLRHGQTEWNLEGRIQGRLDSPLTELGRAQAIGQAALIRDIAARVAAGPGGIYASPLGRARQTAALAMPEHSAIIDDRLAEIDTGEWEGQRKADLPQGPNDLALYSAAPGGEGLAALITRLRAFGNDLRGPSIVVAHGLAGQVLRGLATGLAPDEMGLQDNVQGCLYHLTDGRAQRIDPA; encoded by the coding sequence ATGAAAGGGGCGCAAGACATGGCGGATCTGGTGATGGAGCGGCCCGGCGATCTGCCTGACTGGCCCGAAATCTGGTTCCTGCGGCACGGCCAGACCGAATGGAACCTCGAGGGTCGCATCCAGGGCCGCCTCGATTCGCCGCTCACCGAACTGGGACGCGCGCAGGCCATCGGGCAAGCGGCACTGATCCGCGATATCGCCGCCCGTGTTGCCGCCGGGCCGGGCGGGATCTACGCCTCACCGCTCGGACGCGCGCGGCAGACCGCCGCGCTGGCCATGCCGGAACACAGCGCAATCATTGACGACCGGCTTGCCGAAATCGACACCGGCGAATGGGAGGGTCAGCGCAAGGCAGATCTTCCGCAGGGGCCGAACGACTTGGCACTTTATTCTGCGGCGCCGGGCGGCGAGGGTCTGGCAGCGCTGATCACGCGTCTGCGCGCCTTCGGGAATGATCTGCGGGGGCCCAGCATCGTTGTGGCGCACGGCCTTGCGGGTCAAGTGTTGCGCGGCCTCGCCACGGGCCTTGCGCCGGACGAGATGGGCCTACAGGACAATGTGCAGGGTTGTCTTTACCATCTGACGGACGGACGCGCGCAACGCATCGACCCGGCATGA
- a CDS encoding TonB-dependent receptor plug domain-containing protein, translated as MKRILLTSTILTGALAQSAAAQQTFDLGTIVFSAAAQPIEKLRFGASVEVLGDGEPVGEDGDVELKSSLQRLPGITAEQNGPPGTTTNVSIRGAQERYTSVYVDGIKVNDPSSTSGQYGNFGGFSVAGINRVEVLKGSQSALYGGSAIAGVIDISTLPDLDGPLGTQQQAEIMFGSYGTFASSYAFSRTFDRLSLSFGISHAESDGFSAGDEARGNTEDDGYSSDRLSFGVAYQASEAVRIGFNGFYSEGRAEFDEGTGVGPVDGTPGDELGKRVERGLRLFTDIDQGGAWTHQASVSYFDVDRRQSSGTVAPGSFSAFSSRFEGERRRLEWQSNANISDQLDLSLGADYEKLTSKSTSIPGGSASTENIGLFAEAIYSPRDDLDVVATLRYDDNSQFGDKTTGRVAVSYRATDALTIRGAVANGFRPPVPSELFSSFPDPLYPYQGNPNLAPEESQSAEIGFDLALTSNTEISTTLFYKGIENLVQFAPCPVTIDFVLFSCDPGTFSTVRNTPGTTNYQGLEFELRHEFSDRLEATLAYTYLDAQTSAGALLARVAKHEIYASLDAALSNRVNGRLGVTHVADRAPDSSPAQALADYTVVDLGFVYEISEDATAYVTLQNVFDEQYQQIAGYGTSGRAVFLGLRASF; from the coding sequence ATGAAACGCATCCTACTGACATCCACCATTCTCACTGGGGCATTGGCCCAGTCTGCGGCCGCCCAGCAGACCTTCGATCTGGGCACAATTGTCTTTAGCGCCGCGGCGCAGCCCATCGAGAAATTGCGCTTCGGCGCTTCGGTCGAGGTGCTCGGCGACGGCGAGCCTGTCGGGGAGGATGGAGATGTAGAACTCAAATCGTCGCTCCAGCGGTTGCCTGGCATCACCGCCGAGCAGAATGGCCCTCCTGGAACGACGACAAATGTCTCTATTCGTGGCGCGCAAGAGCGCTACACCTCGGTCTATGTCGATGGCATCAAGGTGAATGATCCCTCTTCGACGTCGGGTCAGTACGGTAATTTCGGCGGGTTTTCCGTTGCAGGTATCAATCGGGTCGAAGTCCTGAAAGGCTCTCAGTCAGCACTTTATGGCGGTTCCGCAATAGCAGGTGTGATCGATATTTCCACTTTACCAGATTTGGATGGGCCCCTGGGAACGCAGCAACAGGCCGAGATCATGTTCGGCAGCTACGGTACCTTCGCAAGCTCCTATGCCTTCAGCCGAACCTTTGATCGTCTGAGCTTGTCATTCGGTATCTCGCATGCGGAGAGCGATGGGTTTTCGGCAGGCGACGAAGCGCGCGGCAACACCGAGGACGACGGCTACAGCAGCGACCGCCTCAGCTTTGGTGTGGCTTATCAGGCCAGTGAAGCTGTCCGCATCGGATTCAACGGTTTCTACTCCGAGGGCCGCGCCGAGTTCGACGAGGGAACAGGCGTCGGGCCGGTTGACGGAACTCCCGGCGACGAGCTTGGGAAACGCGTCGAGCGGGGGCTGCGACTCTTTACGGACATCGACCAAGGCGGCGCTTGGACTCATCAGGCCTCAGTATCTTACTTCGATGTTGACCGCAGGCAATCTTCGGGCACAGTTGCGCCCGGCAGCTTCAGCGCCTTTTCTAGCCGCTTCGAGGGCGAGCGCCGTCGTCTGGAATGGCAGTCCAACGCAAATATCAGTGACCAACTCGACCTGAGTTTGGGTGCGGATTACGAGAAACTCACGTCCAAATCGACATCTATCCCAGGTGGGAGTGCCAGCACCGAAAATATCGGGCTATTTGCAGAAGCGATCTATAGCCCCCGTGATGATCTCGATGTGGTCGCTACCTTGCGCTATGATGATAATTCGCAGTTTGGAGACAAGACAACTGGACGCGTCGCCGTCAGCTATCGTGCGACGGATGCGCTGACCATTCGCGGCGCCGTTGCCAACGGTTTCCGGCCCCCGGTTCCGTCCGAGCTTTTCAGCTCGTTCCCAGACCCGCTCTATCCATATCAGGGCAACCCGAATCTAGCGCCTGAAGAAAGCCAGAGCGCCGAGATCGGTTTCGACCTCGCTTTGACCAGCAACACTGAGATCAGCACGACTCTGTTTTACAAGGGAATTGAGAATCTCGTCCAATTCGCGCCATGCCCCGTAACGATCGATTTTGTACTGTTCTCTTGCGATCCAGGCACCTTCTCTACCGTGCGGAACACGCCCGGGACCACAAACTACCAGGGTTTGGAGTTCGAGCTTCGGCATGAATTCTCCGATAGGCTGGAGGCGACGTTGGCTTATACATATCTGGACGCTCAGACATCGGCGGGCGCTTTATTGGCGCGCGTGGCAAAACATGAAATCTACGCCAGCTTGGATGCGGCGCTCTCCAATAGGGTCAACGGACGGCTTGGCGTCACACATGTCGCAGATCGCGCGCCTGACAGTAGTCCGGCGCAGGCGCTAGCGGATTACACTGTCGTCGACTTGGGTTTCGTCTACGAAATTAGCGAAGATGCCACGGCTTACGTCACGCTTCAAAACGTCTTTGACGAGCAGTACCAGCAGATTGCCGGGTATGGCACTTCGGGCCGGGCAGTGTTTCTGGGGCTACGTGCTTCCTTTTGA
- a CDS encoding ABC transporter substrate-binding protein, which yields MPHAVAAQTPQRVVSINLCTDQLAMLLAAEDQLVSVSRIALDPRVSPMAEEAQAYIINAGRAEEVHALTPDLVVAGVYTSRDTIAMLRRLGIEVQQFDIVHSLDDVRERILEMGKALGQEARAEAMVARFDADLAQLKETRQGGDAPRAALYYANGYTSGAKSLATDILNAAGLRNAPAEAGYDWGKLPLEMLAMLDPDIVITARRYPGGSRAEEVMDHPVARGLRGQGAGMSDQDWVCGTPFVLRAVRDMAEARRAYDAGRPDAAE from the coding sequence ATGCCGCACGCGGTTGCGGCGCAGACGCCGCAGCGCGTGGTGTCGATCAACCTCTGCACCGATCAGCTGGCCATGCTGCTGGCAGCAGAGGATCAATTGGTCTCGGTCAGCCGTATCGCGCTTGATCCGCGCGTGTCGCCCATGGCGGAGGAGGCGCAGGCCTATATCATCAACGCGGGCCGAGCCGAAGAAGTGCATGCGCTGACGCCCGATCTGGTCGTCGCGGGCGTTTACACGTCGCGCGACACCATCGCCATGCTGCGACGCCTCGGTATCGAGGTGCAGCAGTTCGATATCGTGCATTCGCTGGACGATGTGCGCGAACGCATCCTCGAAATGGGCAAGGCGTTGGGGCAGGAGGCCCGCGCCGAGGCGATGGTGGCGCGCTTCGATGCCGACCTCGCCCAGCTTAAGGAAACGCGTCAGGGCGGCGATGCCCCTCGCGCGGCGCTCTACTATGCTAATGGCTATACCTCCGGCGCCAAATCTCTGGCCACGGATATCCTGAACGCAGCGGGCCTGCGCAATGCACCAGCCGAGGCGGGTTACGACTGGGGCAAGCTGCCGCTCGAGATGCTGGCCATGCTGGACCCGGACATCGTCATCACCGCGCGCCGTTACCCCGGCGGCAGCCGCGCGGAGGAGGTGATGGATCATCCTGTCGCGCGCGGACTACGCGGGCAGGGGGCTGGCATGAGCGATCAGGATTGGGTCTGCGGCACTCCTTTCGTGCTGCGCGCGGTGCGTGACATGGCCGAAGCGCGCCGCGCCTATGACGCGGGCCGTCCGGATGCCGCCGAGTGA
- a CDS encoding FecCD family ABC transporter permease, with amino-acid sequence MIPLALGMLALFAASLLIGPATIGIGDSLVALWRGGDGPEAMVMRQIRLPRAILAALIGASLGLAGAAMQGYLRNPLAEPGLIGVSSSAALGAVLAIQTGLAAAFTLGLPLAALAGALAGVVLVMALAGPRGGALTLILAGIAISALAAALTSLVLNLSPNPFAANEIVFWMMGSLSDRSMLHVWLALPLSLIGWALLATLGRGLDALTLGEDAAGAMGISLTRMRLVLVIGTACVVGAGTAVAGAIGFVGLVVPHLLRPLVGARPSRLLWASALGGAIMLLAADIAVRLILPSQDLKLGVLTAIVGAPVFLHLIFKTRKDGI; translated from the coding sequence ATGATCCCTCTGGCGCTTGGCATGCTGGCGCTCTTCGCAGCGTCGCTTTTGATCGGGCCCGCCACGATTGGCATTGGCGATAGCCTTGTCGCCCTATGGCGCGGCGGGGACGGCCCCGAGGCCATGGTCATGCGCCAGATCCGCCTGCCGCGCGCTATCCTGGCCGCATTGATCGGGGCTAGCCTCGGTCTCGCCGGGGCGGCGATGCAGGGTTACTTGCGCAATCCTCTGGCCGAGCCGGGCCTGATCGGCGTGTCCAGCTCGGCGGCCCTTGGCGCGGTTCTGGCCATCCAGACGGGGCTGGCCGCCGCCTTCACGCTGGGCCTGCCGCTTGCGGCACTGGCCGGGGCGCTGGCGGGTGTCGTGCTGGTCATGGCGCTGGCCGGGCCGCGGGGTGGGGCGCTCACGCTGATCCTGGCCGGCATCGCCATATCCGCGCTTGCCGCCGCGCTGACCTCGCTTGTGCTGAACCTTTCGCCCAATCCCTTTGCCGCGAACGAGATCGTCTTCTGGATGATGGGCTCGCTCTCGGATCGCTCGATGCTGCATGTCTGGCTGGCGCTGCCGCTCTCGTTGATCGGCTGGGCGCTGCTGGCAACCCTGGGCAGGGGGCTCGATGCGCTGACGCTGGGCGAGGATGCGGCAGGGGCCATGGGCATCAGCCTCACGCGCATGCGGCTGGTGCTCGTGATCGGGACGGCTTGTGTCGTGGGCGCGGGCACGGCGGTGGCGGGGGCCATCGGCTTTGTTGGGCTGGTGGTTCCGCACCTCTTGCGCCCGCTTGTGGGCGCGCGGCCCTCGCGCCTTCTATGGGCGTCGGCGCTTGGCGGGGCGATCATGCTGCTTGCCGCCGATATTGCCGTGCGGCTTATCCTGCCGTCGCAGGATCTGAAGCTGGGCGTGCTGACCGCCATCGTCGGCGCGCCGGTGTTCCTGCACCTTATCTTCAAGACGCGGAAGGACGGGATATGA
- a CDS encoding ABC transporter ATP-binding protein — protein MSLLTLDRLSVRMRGRAIVSDVSLTIEPGEFVGLIGPNGAGKTTLMRAALGLIPAQGHSSLAAMAPRERARAAAWMPQAREIAWPVTVETLVMLGRVPHLGAGQRASPEDRAAVDAAIAQMGLQPLRGRAATRLSGGEAARVLIARALAQQTPLLMADEPTAGLDPAHQISTMETFAALAAEGKSCLVSLHDLGLAVRHCTRLILIAPQSAMEDGQGGLVADGAPEDVLTPERLDHVFGIEAAFRRGEDGPLFQPLRVTR, from the coding sequence ATGAGTTTGCTGACGCTCGATCGCCTCAGCGTACGGATGCGCGGCCGTGCCATTGTGTCGGATGTCAGCCTGACGATCGAGCCCGGCGAATTCGTCGGGCTGATAGGCCCGAATGGCGCGGGCAAGACGACATTGATGCGCGCCGCGCTCGGACTGATCCCGGCGCAGGGGCATAGCAGTCTAGCCGCAATGGCACCGAGGGAACGGGCCCGCGCCGCCGCCTGGATGCCCCAGGCCCGCGAAATTGCCTGGCCCGTGACCGTCGAGACGCTGGTCATGTTGGGCCGCGTGCCGCATTTGGGCGCGGGTCAGCGCGCCAGTCCCGAAGATCGCGCTGCAGTCGATGCCGCCATCGCTCAAATGGGCCTTCAGCCGCTTCGGGGCCGGGCCGCCACGCGCCTTTCGGGCGGCGAGGCGGCGCGCGTGCTGATCGCGCGGGCTTTGGCGCAGCAGACGCCTCTTTTGATGGCGGACGAGCCGACGGCGGGCCTCGATCCCGCGCATCAGATCTCGACGATGGAGACGTTCGCCGCACTGGCCGCAGAGGGCAAATCCTGCCTCGTGTCGCTGCATGATCTGGGCCTTGCGGTGCGCCATTGCACGCGGCTGATCCTGATTGCGCCGCAGAGCGCCATGGAGGACGGGCAGGGCGGCCTGGTCGCCGATGGCGCGCCCGAGGATGTGCTGACACCCGAGAGGCTTGACCACGTCTTCGGGATCGAGGCGGCCTTTCGCCGCGGCGAGGATGGCCCCCTCTTTCAGCCGCTGCGCGTCACCAGATGA
- a CDS encoding adenosylcobinamide amidohydrolase → MSGVTLNAPWLEFDLGAPMRVLSWAVHRPGFVEARRILWREVRNADLPADLDVESWLTAALEARGALDAVTFLTSRHIACHHVAEVRVEGATATAVATVGLSNAEAIGTRLDRSGHEWGTINIALRLTTAEAGLEGGGLTDSAMIEALSIAASARTVAVAEAGYTLPTGCATGTGTDCIAVAAPPGKVAYAGMHTALGEAAGRAVHEAVRAGAQEWMRTVRRTL, encoded by the coding sequence ATGAGCGGCGTCACCTTGAATGCGCCGTGGCTGGAATTTGATCTGGGAGCGCCGATGCGCGTCCTTAGCTGGGCGGTCCATCGCCCCGGTTTTGTCGAGGCGCGGCGCATCCTCTGGCGCGAAGTGCGCAACGCCGATCTGCCTGCGGATCTCGATGTCGAATCGTGGCTGACAGCGGCCCTTGAGGCGCGGGGCGCGCTGGACGCGGTCACGTTTCTGACATCACGCCACATTGCCTGCCACCATGTGGCCGAGGTGCGGGTCGAGGGCGCGACCGCAACGGCCGTGGCCACTGTCGGGCTGTCAAATGCCGAGGCCATCGGCACCCGGCTCGATCGCAGCGGGCACGAGTGGGGCACGATTAACATTGCGCTGCGCCTCACAACGGCCGAGGCAGGTCTCGAGGGTGGCGGCCTGACCGACAGTGCCATGATCGAGGCGCTCAGCATCGCCGCGTCCGCGCGCACTGTGGCTGTTGCGGAGGCCGGCTACACTCTGCCAACGGGATGCGCGACAGGCACGGGAACCGATTGTATTGCCGTTGCGGCGCCCCCGGGCAAGGTGGCCTATGCGGGCATGCACACCGCGCTTGGCGAGGCTGCGGGCCGCGCCGTGCATGAGGCGGTGCGCGCGGGCGCGCAGGAATGGATGCGTACCGTGCGCAGGACACTCTGA
- a CDS encoding type II toxin-antitoxin system RatA family toxin: MPTHSETRHLPYSAQQMYDLVADVGNYPEFLPWTAAARVKSRKEQPDGSEVMEADLVISFKVFREKFASRVVLYPEEGKIDTKYLDGPFKHMISNWKFTDTEDGCTVDFHVDFEFRNRILQSAAGLFFYEAMQRIVRAFERRANALYG; encoded by the coding sequence TTGCCCACCCATTCCGAAACACGTCACCTGCCTTACAGCGCACAGCAGATGTATGATCTGGTCGCCGATGTAGGCAATTACCCAGAGTTCCTGCCATGGACCGCCGCCGCGCGCGTCAAGAGCCGCAAGGAGCAGCCGGACGGCTCGGAAGTGATGGAGGCCGATCTGGTCATCAGCTTCAAGGTCTTTCGCGAGAAATTCGCCAGCCGCGTCGTGCTCTATCCCGAAGAGGGCAAGATCGACACGAAATACCTCGATGGTCCGTTCAAGCACATGATTTCCAATTGGAAGTTCACCGATACCGAGGATGGCTGCACCGTCGATTTCCATGTGGATTTCGAATTCCGCAACCGTATCTTGCAATCGGCGGCGGGTTTGTTCTTCTACGAGGCGATGCAGCGCATCGTGCGCGCGTTCGAGCGGCGCGCAAATGCGCTTTACGGCTGA
- a CDS encoding CinA family protein, with product MSAADLLALARAKGVMIAAAESCTGGMVMAALTDVPGSSDVVERGFVTYSNNAKIQLLGVLPQTLEAHGAVSPEVAAEMARGALAASDAQLAVSITGIAGPGGSEHKPEGRVCFGVARQGRDVITDTQEFGALGRGKVRQAARDHALHLLTEALDQP from the coding sequence ATGAGCGCGGCCGATCTTCTTGCCTTGGCGCGGGCGAAAGGCGTCATGATCGCCGCCGCCGAAAGCTGCACGGGAGGCATGGTCATGGCTGCACTGACCGACGTGCCGGGCAGCTCGGACGTGGTTGAACGAGGCTTCGTAACCTATTCTAATAATGCAAAAATACAGCTTCTTGGCGTCTTGCCGCAGACGCTTGAGGCGCATGGCGCCGTGAGCCCCGAGGTGGCGGCTGAAATGGCGCGCGGCGCGCTGGCGGCCTCCGACGCGCAACTCGCTGTCTCCATTACCGGCATCGCGGGGCCCGGCGGGTCCGAGCACAAGCCGGAAGGGCGCGTTTGCTTTGGGGTCGCCCGGCAGGGACGTGATGTGATCACAGATACGCAGGAATTTGGTGCGCTAGGCCGCGGCAAGGTGCGGCAAGCCGCCCGTGATCACGCGCTGCACCTTCTCACCGAGGCGCTGGATCAGCCGTAA
- a CDS encoding phosphatidylglycerophosphatase A has protein sequence MKPAEAIATVLGAGNLRPAPGTWGSLAALPLAAFLHLIGGPWLLGAAAIAAFVAGLWATTEVTRGSADHDPSRVVIDEVVGQWVALLPLSFGAWHVGASIFALWPGWIAAFVLFRAFDILKPGPVGWADRRHDAMGVMLDDVIAGVLAALGVVLLAALAHGIMAL, from the coding sequence GTGAAGCCGGCCGAGGCCATCGCCACTGTCTTGGGTGCAGGCAATCTGCGCCCCGCTCCGGGCACCTGGGGGTCTCTGGCCGCACTGCCGCTGGCGGCTTTTCTCCACCTGATCGGCGGGCCTTGGCTGCTGGGGGCCGCCGCCATCGCCGCGTTTGTCGCTGGTCTTTGGGCCACGACTGAGGTGACGCGCGGCAGCGCGGATCACGACCCGTCGCGCGTGGTGATCGACGAAGTCGTTGGCCAGTGGGTCGCGCTTTTGCCGCTTTCCTTTGGCGCGTGGCACGTGGGCGCGTCCATTTTCGCACTCTGGCCCGGCTGGATCGCGGCTTTTGTGCTGTTCCGGGCTTTCGACATTCTCAAGCCCGGCCCGGTCGGCTGGGCCGACCGGCGCCATGACGCCATGGGCGTCATGCTGGACGATGTGATCGCGGGCGTGCTTGCGGCGCTTGGCGTTGTCCTGCTGGCGGCGCTCGCACATGGCATCATGGCGCTATGA